The following nucleotide sequence is from Salvia miltiorrhiza cultivar Shanhuang (shh) chromosome 7, IMPLAD_Smil_shh, whole genome shotgun sequence.
TCAATTGGCAACTCTGCACCAAGATCCCCTCTGGCAACCATTGCCtgacaaagaaaataaaataaaactgcCATCATTATCTCGTACAGTCAAACTAAATATCCACTAGATTAGAAGGAATAATGTAAGTAGAGCATAGTCCCAAACATCCAGCTGTTTGGCACATGTACTCGACCAAATAAAGTATGTTACCTTACTCTATCAGAGTGAGTTTCTacattacacacacacacacacacacacacacacatatatatatatatatatgtatatatataggataaTAATTGACAAACAGTAAGAAATTCCAAATTACAGCCAGATTTTTTAAGTATAAGTACcacaaaattcaaaaattggtTGCATCATCGTTCAGAAAGCAATTGaaccatttttatttttctgtcaTTACCCCATCAGATGCAGTTATGATTGAATGCAAGTTAGGTATGGAATCTGCACTTTCAATTTTTACAATGACGTGAATGTCTGCACCAGCATCTGCAGAtgagagggggggggggaattaGAAGAGAGAGGACTTATTATATCAGAAATACAATTGACTTTTAAATTGtactataattatatatttatatggtAAATTCTCTGACTAAGAGCTTGAGATTCACCTTTGAGATAGTTCTTTAGTTCATGGACCACAGCAGCATCCTTGACAAAGGAAACAGCATAAAAGTCAACTTTGTTGTCGACTCCAAATTTAATATCATCCCAGTCTTTGTCTGTCGATTAGCACCAGAAGATAATTACATAAAGCCTAAAGGTATAAAAAACGAACGTAATACATGGCAGTCACAAGTGAAAATAACAGATGATTCAATAGATGTGTTTTTTATCTAACCAGTAATGGATGGTAGTGTTGCACTTTTTCCCCGAACATTAAGATGTCGTCGGGATTTAAGTTCTCCTCCATCAACAACTTCACATTTCACCGAATCTTCATTCTTCGATTTTACTAAGAATGACATCATACCACCTGTATCATCAAGCAGTGGTCAACAGCAGCTTAAAAGCTCCATACAATATGCCTCTAGATATAGTCACCCGTGCCCGTATATGAGATAATGATAACAAAGCAATTACCATCTATAGATAGCCTAAAATGTCAATGACAACAAAGCAATTAAACAAAAATCACAATAATGTACCATCAACAAGAAGCATGTCCCCATCTTCTACATCATTAACAAAATCATCATAGTTGACACTAACACAATCTGCAGTCCCAACCCCTCTTtgaattgtaaaagtaaatTCCTGACCCGGCACCAATGTAATTGGTTGAGGTAAATCACCACTTCTAACCTCAGGACCCTGCCAGCAGAATTCAGATGGTCTTAATAGTAATAACATATCAATGAAAGTaataaaaaattgagaatataATCGACCTTCAGAGTGTATTAATTCAAAACTTTCTTTTTCCATGATATCTTATTATCTGAATCTTACTTAGGGTGACATGCCTGCCAAAAGTTCAAAGCAGTAATGGTTGCTAAAATAATACGAGAAAGGACACCTCAAAGTCAGCCCAACTTTATTGTTATGAGGACTGTCATGGACTGGAAGGGTTAGTAGTCTGATAGTATTTAAGGGTTGGAAGTCTCTTAGTTTGGTCATCTGAGTATTGTTTTCAGGTTCGTACGTTTTCCCTAAGTTTGAAAAAAGTTCTTTTATCTCATTCTTCGCTTCTAAACTCTTGAAAAAAAGGCCGAGATTCACCAACCATGATAAAGTATAACTATCACTTGCTCATTGTTCCTTATCTAAGCCTGAATTGTAGACGAACTTCTTAAAAAATTGCTCCATAGGAACATCACGCCATATGGAACAGGCAGGCTTCTTTCCCGATAACCTCTTAAATTTTCcaagttttaaaaaatcattGGGTTAAGAAGTTCCCATATGTCCAAGATCTTTTTTGACATGGGTGGGATAGGTTGATAGCTCAACttacttttttctttctaaaaagaAGGTTCTGAAACCAAATATTGGCGAGCATAAGCTGCACCCATAAGTCACTTAGATATTTGAGGGTGTGCTCCAATATCAAGATGAGTTAGAACTTGATTAGTGGACCCCTTTAGTTCACTAACTAACAAACTTCACCAAATGATGGGCATTCATTGCAACAATGATATTCGTGTCAGCAAAAGTTTCTGGTTTCTATCAATTAAATTCCACTGACTGCCACTTGATGAAGACTGTAATTAGAAAAAACAATCAATTTCATGTCTACCACACTAGTAATATTTTGAAGGCAAAAGGAAAAGAACTTGCCTTGGTATCAAGCATGATGGCAATAACATTGTCCTTCACTTGGGCATTATATTCTTTAACCAAGTCAATGACTTTCTGGTGTGATGCGTGGTCTCCATGGGACATATTAAGACGAGCAACATTCATACCAGCCTCAGCCAGCTTCCATATCATTTCCTTAGTGTCGGTCGAGGGACCAATTGTGCAAACAATCTTTGTCTTGCGCCTAACCATAGGCTTCAACCACACACCCACAGATGTGTCACCAAGTTGGGGAATCACCTGAGAATACTGATTTTGCATTGCAGCCTGGTcaaggaaaaaacaaaaaatggtAATTAATAACTGTACTAAATCCTTTCATTCATGCATGTCATTCAACAATTAAAAGTTGACAGCTTCAACCATGTGGCATGCATTTTCTAACCAAGTAGACAACAGTCAAGCTAAACCATTAAAAGAACCTTATCCTATAGAAAAAATATCTGTAAGAGAGATCAGAGCGCTATATTAGGCACCACGAATAGCAGCGTTGGACTGACATATAAACTTCGAATGGAAAATCTCTACATCTCCAATCATGAAGCAACACATAGCCTTGAATATAGCATAAGAAGATTTAACTAAATCATTTTAATGAAACAATTTCAATAAATATCCCAAAACCAAACTGGAACAGAAGATTCCAAACTAAGTTGAAGACATCACTCCAGAAGAAAACCAACAACGAGTAGCTTCCAACACTCCGCCGAATAAATTAAGCTACGCATTCAAGCTTCTTAACTGCAAGTCCAAGTGATGTCGGATGGCAGAAATTCAACACACTCCACAAAAGCTTCAAAATTACTAGCAGAGACGCACGAAAGCTCGCTCTTTGACGAAATACAGAAGCAAGAAGCGAGCATTTAACTTGAAATGAATCTAGCATTCTAAAAAATGCACAAAACCAACAAACCTTGGTTACGTCTTCAGGAGACACCGGAATCACTTCCGTAGCAGATCTCCTCGCCACGATCGGCGCGCTGACGTGCAGTGCTCCGCGGCTCCTCCTCCTCTCTGTTTGAGCCAAAACTTTAGCTTTGAAGCCACACCCCGGCTTCAGCTTCTCCGCGCAGCTCTGTGGAGAGCCAGAGCCAGGATTGGCCACCAATGAAACATGAATCAGTCGCGTCGCCACCACTTGCGCCATCGCCGCAAAAGGCTCAGAGAGAGacaggggggggggggggggggggaatgctggagagagtagagagagtTAGAGGCAATGAGAAGAAGAAACGAGTATAAAATGAGAGGGAGATTGGAAAAATCGCCGATAAATTTGGAGGTTGTGTTGGGGGTTGTCTCGTTTGTATCGAAAAtcgaagaaagagaaaaatggtGGCTAAGCTTTAAACTGTGTCCAAAACAGTTAGGGTGGGGGTTTAAAGGGGGGCAGAACTGGGATTTCATATTCATTTTGCTGCGGCTTTAACGGCGTCGTTTGGATTGATAGTGTCGAGAAGCTGCTCAGGCCGCTAAATGGGCTCCAGAAAAGTGTTTTATGAGCCCAAAACCAAAACCCAAAGAGGCCAGCGAAATCCAGATTTCGGTGGGACCTGATTTTGTAATTTCAATTTGATGTAGAAATAGATGCGTAAATTTTTACATTTCTCAGTAATTGTTTTTTTGGTTTCATTTTATCTAATTAAATTCTTAATTTTGTGTTGGGCTATGATTGCCGAATTTTCACAGGCTGAATTTACACTTCTTAATCAATATCATGCAACAATTTTGTCATTAACACTTAACTAGCATTTACACAGGTGCATTGCACGTAgaacatttataaatatatatatatatatatatatacatacatatatagaaaggttcaacagagaatagataattcgtgaaacaaaaacgaacaaatctataattttgatgaacaaatcaatgtaccgcatgaacaacattttggtctgggttcgaatcctgatggtggcgagtttttctctatttttactaaatacgtctgtttattagttatgttgatttgttcgtaaaatgtatagatttgttcatgatgaataaaaagataattttctATGGaactcaactctctctctctctctcacacacacacacacacacacatatatatatatatgtgtgtgtaattAATACCAACTCAATTTTCatctttataaaatataaaaaagttaacttaatattaaaaaaataaagaaaaaaattcactatattaaattatgatattatgaaaaagtaaaaaaaataagaaaaaaaaaataagttacactacaacaaaatcagcctttGGGGATGCTTATATGAGGACTATTTCAAGTTAAGAGTCCTATTTGGTATTTAATGGGACTCTTGTTTaaaaatatcttatccaatCTACTCTTCGCTGCTTAAACTACATAAGTTAAATTGAAAAGAACACCATCCCATAAACTGTAgtctataatttttttgaatttttttaataaaaaattaaattgccTTAATtcataaattagaaaaaaaaaataaacaaaaaagaaaagaacataAAAAATTGGTCCAACTTTTTATTTGTTCGTTTTTTCCCCCAAATGCCAAAGAAAAGCCCTTGAAGAGAATTCCCCAAATCCATAGCGAGAAAGCTTCCATCTTCGACGAGAATCTGCTCGCCAATCCAAACCTCTGCGATTTGGCGCTGTCACCGATGAGAAGCCGCAGTCTTGCGCTGCCGATTTTTGTGTTAAATGGTTTATTTTTACTTCTATTCATCTAATTCTTGTTTCTTTCTCTGCAttatttctttttcaagttTGATTTCTTAGTGCTCTATTGCGAATGTTCCGTCAAAAATGAAGGATTATTGTCGATCTTACTATTGATGCATATATAGTTCTTATCTGGAGCTAGGTTTCTATCCTTTCTGAAAGGTTTGTGTTAGTTCTCTTATTAGCTTCTCCGCAGCTCGTTGAAGAATCCAAACTACTCGTCGAAATCGACAAAGATCTCGATCGTGATGTTACCAATTTTTGCATTCTGACCTTGCTCATCCCCTCTCCTCACGGCTTTCCCAATCGTGGTAACTTCTCATCTCTAATTGTCTATCGGTTACACTAGTGTATCCTCTATATGTTCGattattgattaaaaattatttgcatTTGCCAATTCTTGTTCACTTCATTGATCAGTCTGTGCAGCCATTATAGGGCTCCTATACTTAGTCTGCTTCAGAAGTAGGATTGGCGTCACGATCGGGTGGTTATGGAGCTGATGAGAGCTTGCCACCAGGCTTTGAAGATATGAAGCCTAAAATTCCCAAGTTGCCTCAGAAAACCTCAATGGGTCGAGAAGTAAGGAAAGTGAATTTCCACCGAGTTTAATGAGCGTCGAGAAGGGAAAAATATTAAGGGGTCTTTGTAAAAGTAACCAagtttgaaaaaacataaaatatattcaatttgtGTATTTGCTACAACCTATGATCATtatatttttttgccatatatGTTTAGTTGCAAAAGTTGAGATTGCATGTTAATCTAATATAATGATTTTGTTCTtccattaaaaaattaattatgacaACAAATTAcagaattaataattataaccACAATTATATGTGACGGTATTTAGTATTTACCACCGACATATTTGATTATACCGCTTGTATAATTTATTTCATCGCTAACATATTTAATTATACCATCGAAcgcataattcatacataatcAACGAGTGCGTATAATCCATTTTATCACTGACATATTTAATTATACCACCGAGTGCATAATTCAACATAATTAAGGGGGAAAGAATATGTCAGATGGAGTCAATTTCTACAAAATCAAGAATCTTTGTTAACTTTGTCCGTTGGAGTTAGGGCTGGgaagttcgggatcgggtatcgggtacccgattacccgacccgaaaaaatagGGTATCGGGTAtcctatacccgaaaaaatcgggttcgggttcgggatcgagtatttagggtgttagaaaatcgggtatcgggtatacccgatcgggtatcgggtatacccgaaatacccgaattaAAGGACTTAATATATGGTCAATTAGGCACAGCTGTAATCCACTTCCCTCCACTTCCCTTGTTGAAGTGGATTACCAAATCATCCAATTCCCAATTTCGTCATATCGCAAACAAACCCATTTCGTCCTCCCCATCCCCAGTCCCCAATTCCCAAATCATCCAATTCCCAAACTCAGCCCCGCCTGCCGCCCGGCCGCCCCACTCGCCACTCCAGTCTCCAGCCCGGCGTGGGAAGCGGCGCAACTCCCACCGCGATCCTCGCCCAGATTTCGCCGCAACTCCCACCGCGACCCTCGCCCAGATTTCGCCGCCGCAGTCAGCAGCAGCCGCCCCGCCGTTCGCCGCCGCAGCAGCCGTGCTCGAGCTACGACGACAGCTTCGAATTTAGACAGCAGCAGCCGCCCCgccgttcttcttcttcttcttcttcttttttttttttttttttttaatacagaTTTCGAATTTGGAAAGTTGACTTGAAATAGAcaattttgaccgggtaatttagggtacccgaatacccgactcgggtacccgaatcgggtattagggtacccgatttcgttttcgggtcgggatcgggtataggGATTTTGAgtttttcgggttcgggtacccgattttttcgggtagggtacccgaacccgacccgattcccaggccTAGTTGGAGACTTGGAGTGCATGTGTGTTTTTAGtaaagtaaatatataaaatacaaatgaatgTAATAATTTGAAAAAGTGGGTATTTCTATATATTATCAGAAAATATTATAGaatgaaatatttaaaatttggaTTGTTTATCTTCTAGACTGATTAATGATTCAACGAGTGCTCATGATtatcaatcaaaataaatatgtCAACTGATTTTATTATCAGAAAATATTATAGAATGAAATATTGGATTGTTTATCTTCTTTAGACTGATTAATGATTCAACGAGTGCTCATATATGATtatcaatcaaaataaatatgtcaactaattttatttagtgtcTACAACTAGTCTAGAAGTTTTCTCTTATCTCTTCCATTCTCATTGCTAGCAGAAGCTGATGTTTTTGTCACTTTTAATTTATCCCATGGGAATGGACTCCAAGTCTCCATCGCTTTTGCTTGTTCCGACAAAATATATCATCAGTTCCTAAAAAAACCTCCTCTAAAACATTAATCTGGCTTTGTTCATCCTGTTCACAAGGATTAATGATTAAAAGATTAGTGCTCTTgaagaaaataatcaaattaaacaaCATTTGTTGTGATTCACAAACTAGCTAGTTGGCTTGAATTGTTCATCTTCATCTTCCACCTTCAACAACAATTCAATGATTATAAATTACATGACTTGAAAGTTAAATCTCAACAGATAGAAGTAATTTGACTTACatggtgtttggctgagcttataagctctttaaaacaacttataggagcttataagctcattcaaagtgtttggcaaaataagtttctaaacaacttataaacggTAAAATTAAGCTCTAAAATCTTATAAGttcctcaaaaaataagttcttctatctcagtttattttctcatttttctaataagcaacactcattttacaaaaataactcaagtataattttttattttcatcatatatcattctaatttcattttgttttttcaattttttctctctaacaaagattttctctcactaactaaaaattctctctctagtttataagctcaattacccaaacactttgacaacttataagctctttagaaactacatcttataagatcttgaaacatcttataagctccaagagcttataagttctttaaaataagcttagccaaacaccatCTTAATCATAAATATGATACTTGTTAAGAGTTGGGTAGAAATTAAGCTCCTATAAAAGACTGCCATGAATGTATTCCAGcaatactaattaattaagaaattcaCCGTTGGAATTAGTTAGTAATGACgacaaatattattcaatatgCTTGATTTTGCATGAGCATTCATTTAACCATTGATAATCTTGAAGAATATGAACATCATTAATCATTAACCATAACATTTAAATTTGGAATATTTCCTTGTAAATGAAACATAAAAACCCAATAAAGAATCCAGCTTAGTGTTGTTCTGAATTTACAATTTTTATGTGAGACACTTGGATGTAAATCTCCACTAATCGTCCTAATTGAATTCTGATTATaactaataaattctaattataaAGTAGTAGTAATAAATTCTAATGGGGAATGCACCTCACAGGTTTTGCCTTTTTCATGTGTAATAATTGTTTTCCAATTTTTTAGAAACGTCAATATTCCAATTATGGTACGGTGATGTTGATGAAATGGATAGTTTATAGTTGACAAAAATCCCTCACATTTTACAAAAGCTTATAGCATAGAGCTTAGGTTGAGTGAACAAAAAATGTAGAATGAATTCACTTTCCAGTGTCCAACTCGACGTCTTTGGCATCGGAAAACTTAAGAAACTGATCGACGCTGGCATCCGAGCTGGCAGCTCTTCTGTGGTACCATCTCCGCGTGGTTGATGATTTGGGTCTCCTCTCGCTTATAGCAATGGCGATGTCGTTGGGAAACAGGTCCCCCAGTATGAAAGCGTGAATCACCGTCGTCACCAGCAACGCTGCCACTATGAGCGACGCCACAATGCAGAGGATCACAGCAAATGTCTTGGTCACCGCGTTCTCCACCGCGCTCGAGTATCTGATGGTGGCGATCGCAGCTCCGGTCATCGGAAACGTGTACGCCCACCACGCCAGCGAGAATCTGATCCCTCGGAAGAAATTCACACGGATCGCCTGCCACATTACACATTCATCAACATCAACTTAATTAATTGATGATCGATGAAGGAGTTTTGGAGAATTTAATTACCAAGGAGAGATAGAGGAACATGGCGATGAAGTAGGCGATCCGCGATCCGTAATCGAAGGAGCCGACGATCTTGGCCCACGCCATGGACGCGACGCTGGGCGCGGCGACGAAGAGGAAGAAGACCGGATGGAGGTCCTTGGGGAGCGTCTCGTTGGTAGGAAGCCTCTGGTAGAGCGTGACGAATAAGACAGTGTAGTGAGCCAATCCAATGGCGAAGAAGAAGATAGGCCCCTCTTTTATCCCCATCGACGCCCCCAGCAAGGCCCCCACGAAGTTCCCGACCACCGAGAGGTGGTTGCAGGGGTTGGCCACCTTGGACAGGCGGCGCTGCCCCCCCGACATCCACTGCCCGTAGATCTTCACCTCGAGGCAGAAGATGGGGGTCATGAGGATGTACCAGAGCGGTTTCGGCAGAGTGTGTGCCATCGACGGCGGGATTCCCATGGCGAGGAAGAGGAGGGCGATCCACGGCGCGAAGAAGAAGTTGACGCGGATGGGGTGGTGGTACTCGCGGCGGACGGCCTCCCAGTAGAAGATGAGCTTGAGCGCGTAGATGGAAGCCACGGCGGCCATCAAGGCGATGGAGACGAACCAGAACACCTGGTTTATGTGGGGGCTCATGTGGAGGAACCTCGTCGATTCTGTTGAAGATATTGTTTTCCACATGATGGCTTGGCTGCTCACCCCCAGGCAGATACCGAACGACGAGATCGGAAACCGGAGAAGGAACGGCCACACCTTATCCTCCGGCAGGAGTATCTCCTCCGACGCCTGCGCCCATTAATCAttactttaattttaatctaatcACAGAATTCATGGAAtggaattaattatataatacaaTAACATACACGCAAGACGTCCAATTCTGGGCCCTCCAGTGCGTCGAAGTACCGGTCTACTGGAACGCTTCCCATTTCGGGGCGGCGAGAATTGGGGTCGGGTTCTGGAGCTCCGCCGCGGAGATTCGTGAGCTGCCTCTCGAGTTTTCCCGACCATGTCTTGAAAGAGTCGAATCTCTTGTCTCTGAATTTGGGTGGAAGCGGGGCGGATTTTCCGTTAGTGATGGCCTCGTGCAGCAGAGAGGCTTTAGGTATGGGTTGAGAATAAAACATGGGGTTTGGAGCTCCCAAATTTGTGGTATCGTCATTAAACAAAACTCTCTTTGTTTTGTGCTCGTGCTCGACAGGTGAAGGCGGCATGCTAATCGAAACAGAATGCTGCGGCATCTCACATTCATCTTCTATTTCAGCTGCTTTAATCCCCTGAgttgatgatgccaaaatctTTAAGCTAAATTTCATCATACAACTAAAAAGTAATtaagttataaaaattaaaacttacaGAAACTGACGTATGAGGATGGTGTTCAACACCATCAAAACCAGCAACCTCATGGTCGGATATAGCTTTGATCAGCGAAGGAAGCTCTTCATCCTTCCGCTCCATAACGAATTAAGCTTACCTCTAAACTCCTGCTtattttgcaacaaaaaaatatcttCAATGTAGAAAGAAATGCGACGTGAAGCTGTGAATTTAATAAGCTGGAGCATGAGTGTGCAAACAAAACAGCTGCGCTGAGTGAAAATGACTCCTTTTCAACACGAGAAACAGCATGGTGAATTCAACATTAGGTGAGCTATGGAGAAAACGCAGCTTTGTCTTGGCATCAACTTATTTTATAGGCTTCACCATTTATACCTAAAATGACAGCTAATATATCACCACGAAAGGGACGGAACCTCCCTAAATTTATCCAACATAcaaaacaactcctaattcagACAATCAACCACATACTCTTATTTCCCTTCAtttgaaagaagaagaaaaagaagaagcacATAGTCCTCTTACCTTGCCTaacaaaatttagaaaattactCCCTcgttcctatctttcctttttgggacgtccacaaaagaacttcttacttatttttggattataccccaccacttataattactcttacttttcacttttcacaactcctaattataacacattttcaccactctcaatacaacTCAACTatcttttctccactctcaatatacttaacaatattttttcttaaaactcgtgtcactccctcctaggaagttctttcatggacggatggagtattttacTAAGAAAAAAGTACCCTCTGTCCGCGAAAAAGTGTCAtacttaccccttttttttgtccacgaaaaagtgccctgtttacctttttgtacatttatgccctttacttttcaatttatttacaacttatgttattaataaatccacacttttatttaatctatgcaagTAACCCACACAATTAgctcactaattaaaactacgaaaccaactcccccacgcctaatcaatcccatttcccccaaaattaaattactctttctctgaactcaaacaagtggaagaaataCACACAAATTCTCCAAATTGTATCTCCAATTGTATCTACATCCCGATTTAATGGCTTTTGGGctatgtgtgtttgttgattagctcaatggaataataaatatgttctgaaaattaactccacttcacgtgtgaattccgcactacaagaaattgagtttttacccacacataattacccacacataataatgtgtggTAGTTCAACCAAacataatttcaaaatgtgtaggtaattcacacaaaaaaaaaatcattagttattgacatttaaaatgtgtggcaaaaatattttcgtgacatttattattttacggttatttttaagttttatttatgtataataaaatttatttttaaatttgttgcgCCAACGTGGCAAATTAATAAAAGTTATTAACCACACATAATTCTACATTATCTATGCGTGGGTAATGATTTTTTATCGTTATTTATTCTTGACATGTAAGAAAcgtggga
It contains:
- the LOC130993412 gene encoding S-type anion channel SLAH3-like gives rise to the protein MERKDEELPSLIKAISDHEVAGFDGVEHHPHTSVSGIKAAEIEDECEMPQHSVSISMPPSPVEHEHKTKRVLFNDDTTNLGAPNPMFYSQPIPKASLLHEAITNGKSAPLPPKFRDKRFDSFKTWSGKLERQLTNLRGGAPEPDPNSRRPEMGSVPVDRYFDALEGPELDVLRASEEILLPEDKVWPFLLRFPISSFGICLGVSSQAIMWKTISSTESTRFLHMSPHINQVFWFVSIALMAAVASIYALKLIFYWEAVRREYHHPIRVNFFFAPWIALLFLAMGIPPSMAHTLPKPLWYILMTPIFCLEVKIYGQWMSGGQRRLSKVANPCNHLSVVGNFVGALLGASMGIKEGPIFFFAIGLAHYTVLFVTLYQRLPTNETLPKDLHPVFFLFVAAPSVASMAWAKIVGSFDYGSRIAYFIAMFLYLSLAIRVNFFRGIRFSLAWWAYTFPMTGAAIATIRYSSAVENAVTKTFAVILCIVASLIVAALLVTTVIHAFILGDLFPNDIAIAISERRPKSSTTRRWYHRRAASSDASVDQFLKFSDAKDVELDTGK
- the LOC130993411 gene encoding plastidial pyruvate kinase 2-like, whose product is MAQVVATRLIHVSLVANPGSGSPQSCAEKLKPGCGFKAKVLAQTERRRSRGALHVSAPIVARRSATEVIPVSPEDVTKAAMQNQYSQVIPQLGDTSVGVWLKPMVRRKTKIVCTIGPSTDTKEMIWKLAEAGMNVARLNMSHGDHASHQKVIDLVKEYNAQVKDNVIAIMLDTKGPEVRSGDLPQPITLVPGQEFTFTIQRGVGTADCVSVNYDDFVNDVEDGDMLLVDGGMMSFLVKSKNEDSVKCEVVDGGELKSRRHLNVRGKSATLPSITDKDWDDIKFGVDNKVDFYAVSFVKDAAVVHELKNYLKDAGADIHVIVKIESADSIPNLHSIITASDGAMVARGDLGAELPIEEVPLLQEEIIRICRSMGKAVIVATNMLESMIVHPTPTRAEVSDIAIAVREGADAVMLSGETAHGKFPLKAVKVMHTVSLRTEATIVGAQTPPNLGLAFKNHMSEMFAFHATMMSNTLGTSIVVFTRTGFMAVLLSHYRPSGTIFAFTNDKRIQQRLALYQGVCPIHMEFLEDADETFANALDLLQKQGMVKEGEEIALVQSGKQPIWRFQSTHNIQVRKV